Within the Deltaproteobacteria bacterium genome, the region GCGCGGCCCTGGCCGTGGAACGCGCCCAGATGACCCGCAACATCATCCTGCGGATGATCAGCATGGCCTCCCTGCGGGATCCAAGGGAAACCGCGGGCCACGTGAACCGGGTCGCTGCTTACTCCGTGGAGATTTACGAACGATGGGCTACGGCCCAGGGAATCACTCCTGAAGAAATCGAGCGACAAAAGGACGTATTGCGCCTGGCGGCCATGCTCCACGATGTGGGCAAGATCGCCATCAGTGACCTCATTCTCAAGAAACCCGACAGACTGAGCGTGGACGAATTCGAAATCATGAAAAGCCACACGTATCTCGGAGCACGCCTCTTCCACGACGTGCAGTCGGATTTCGAGGAAATGGCCGCCACGGTGGCTCTCAACCATCATGAAAAGTGGGACGGCACAGGCTATCCGGGGCATATCGACCCCGTCTCCGGGCATCCCGTTCCCGGCCGTATCCTGCCTGACGGCCGGCCGGAACCCAAGCGGGGGGAGGAAATTCCCCTGTTCGGAAGGATCGTGGCCGTGGCCGACGTCTACGACGCCCTCTGCTCGCACCGTTCTTACAAGGAAGCGTGGAACGAGGACCGGGTCCTGGAGGAGATGCATCAATCCTCGGGAAAGCACTTTGACCCGGAAATCCTGGAGGCCTTTTTCTCATGCCTCGAAATCCTTAAATCCATTTCATCCCGGTATCCCGATGAAAACAACGAAAAAGAATCCATGCCCCAGTGCCTCCCCTAAGGCTTCTCCCCCCGGAGATCCCGCCTTGCGGAGGCCCGCCCTGATCGTGGCGACGATCAGTTCCTTCATGACCCCCTTCATGGGATCCTCCATCAACCTGGCCCTTCCCGCCATATCCAAACAATTTCAGATCGGAGCGGTCCTCCTGAGCTGGGTGGCGACCTCCTACCTCCTGGCCTCGGCCGTCTCCCTGGTCCCCTTCGGGCGGATCGCGGACATTCACGGAAGAAAACTGGTCTTTTCATGGGGTATCCTCCTCTTTACCCTTTCCTCCCTCCTTTGCGCCTTATCCTTTTCGGCATCTGCACTGATTCTTTTCAGAATCTTCCAGGGAATCGGGAGCGCCATGGTCTTTTCAACGGGCATAGCCATCCTCACTTCGGTATTTCCTCCCTGGGAGCGGGGTAAAGTGCTCGGGATCAACGTCGCTGCAGTCTATGTGGGTCTCGCCCTCGGCCCCTCTCTGGGCGGTTTCCTGACCCAACACCTGACCTGGAGGAGCGTTTTTCTGGCCAACATTCCCTTCGGCCTGATCGTCATCTTCCTGGTGTGGTGGAGACTTCCCGGCGAATGGGCCGAGGCCCGTGGAGAATCCTTCGACGTTCCCGGCTCACTCCTATACACCCTGGCCGTTTTCGGCGCCATGTACGGATTGTCTCTTCTCCCCGAAGTGAAAGGGGCCCTGATCCTTCTGGGAGGATTGGTGTGCCTGACCATTTTCATCATCTGGGAAGAGCGGACGGAAAATCCCGTGTTCGAGTTGAGGCTTTTCAGGACCAACAGGGTCTTCGCCTTCTCCAGCCTGGCCGCGCTCATCAATTACAGCGCCACCTTTGCTGTGACCTTCCTGTTGAGCCTCTTCCTGCAGCATATCAAGGGACTCAGCCCCCAAAAGGCCGGGATGGTCCTGATGGCCCAGCCGGTCGTGATGGCCATCTTTTCACCCCTGGCGGGCAGAATCTCTGACAGGGTGGAGCCGAGGGTCGTGGCCTCCCTTGGAATGGCCCTTACCACCGCAGGTCTCCTCTTTTTCACCTTTGCCGATTCTTCCATCTCCCTGGCCGGGCTGACAGGAGGTCTGGTGTTACTGGGTCTGGGATTTGCGGTCTTTTCCTCCCCCAATACCAATGCCATCATGGGTTCGGTGGAAAAGAGGTTTTACGGGATCGCTTCAGGCGCCGTGGGCACCATGCGCCTCCTCGGGATGCTCATCAGCATGGCCGTCGTAACCTTCCTCTTCAGCCTGCTTATCGGGCATGCCCGGATCACACCCCAAAACCATTCCCTTTTCCTGAAAAGTATGAAGGCGTCCTTCCTGGTCTTTTCCCTGCTCTGTTTCGGTGGAATCTTCGCCTCCATGACCAGGGGCAGGTTGAGGGACGGGGAATCCCTCGCACCACCTCCCGCGGGCCCGAAAAAGGATCCCCCGAGCTGAACCATCCCGGGGTTCCCCGTCCTTTGGAAGACCCGATCCCTTGCCATTTCCATCGTAGGCCTTATGTTGGGACCAGGGATGCCGGCAGGTAAGCCCACTCTATGAGTTTTTCTTGCATGTCACCCGGCCCTGTGATAGGAGATCTCTATCAATGCAGGGTATATCAGGCCGTTACGGTATTCGGCCCCATGGGACAGCCCCAAGAATAAGGGCCGAAGTGTTCGGAAAATCTGGTTCGATATGAAATTTGAAACCCTGGATATTTTCACCAGGACCTCCTCGGGCACGGACATTATCGACCTCACTCCTCAAGTGATGGATAGGTTGCGCCGATCAGGGATACAGATGGGGGCGGTGACCCTCTTCATCCCCGGATCCACCGCAGCCCTTACGACCATCGAGTACGAGAGCGGAGTGATCAATGATCTCAAGAAGGCTATCGAGAGGATGGCCCCCAAAGATCTCCATTACGAACACAACGAAAGGTGGGGGGACGGAAATGGTTACGCCCATGTCCGGGCCGCCCTCCTGGGGCCTTCCCTCCACATCCCCGTGGTGGAGGGAAGACTCACCCTCGGGACCTGGCAACAGATCGTCCTCCTGGACTTTGACAACAGGCCGAGGGAGCGCCATATTATCATGCAGGTTTCAGGAGAAAAGTGAGTGGGACGCCGTCCGGCCGACAATCCGGGTTACGAGAGCAAGAAGGTGACCTTTTCGGACCCCGGTCTTTTCGCCTCTCTCTGTGGGGAGCGCAACGCCAACCTTCAGCTCCTGGAAAAAAAGATGGGCGTGACCGTCCATGCAAGGGGAAACCAGGTAACCTTAAAGGGCGGTTACTGGGACGTGGAACTGGCAGAAAAGGTTCTCACACAACTCTACCAACTCCTAAAAAGCGGTCACCCCCTTTTCCCCAACGACGTAGGATACGCTATCAGGATCCTCAGCAGCGATCCCTCGGCGGACCTACAGAAAATCTTCCTGGACAAGGTTTACATCTCACCCGGAAAGACGGTCATCAACCCCAAAAGCATCAACCAGAAGGCTTATATCGATTCCATCAGGAAGTACGATATCGTCTTCGGCATCGGCCCGGCCGGCACCGGCAAAACCTACCTGGCCATGGCCATGGCCGTGGCCACCCTGCAGAGAAAGGAAGTCAAGCGGGTGGTGTTGGCCAGGCCTGCGGTCGAGGCGGGAGAACACCTGGGTTTCCTGCCGGGAGATCTCTATGAAAAAGTGAACCCGTACCTGCGGCCCCTTTATGATGCCCTTCATGACATGATGGACTTCGAGGACGCCTCCCGGCTCATTCAGAGGGGCGTAATCGAGGTGGCTCCCCTGGCCTTCATGAGGGGGAGGACGCTGAACGATTCCTTCGTGATCCTCGACGAGGCCCAGAACGCGACGAGCGAACAAATGAAGATGTTCTTGACCCGTCTGGGTTTTAGTTCCAAGGCCGTGATCACCGGCGACGTCACCCAGACCGACCTCCCGGAAGGAAAAGTTTCAGGCCTCATAGAGGCCAGGGAGATCCTCTCCGGGATCAAAGGAATCAAATTCATCTATTTTTCCAGGGAGGATGTTGTCAGGCACCCGTTGGTTCAAGAGATCATAGACGCCTATGAAAGACGGGAGGCCGGACAGGGAACGGGAAACTGAATGGGCGGGAAAAACGCCAGGTCGCCCGGACCATCGGCCGCAAAAAGGTTCAACCATGAACGATAGAACCAAAACGAATCCTTCGGGGAGGAAAAAATCCCCGAAACAAAAGGGAAGGGGGCGTCCTTTCACTAAGGCCATTATTGGGTCCTTGAAAGGCCTCTCCGAGCCCGAACGCCTTAAATGGCTGGTTTTCACCCTTTTGAGCCTGGTTGTTTCCCTGGCCCTTTACCCCGGGATCCTGAGCAGGCCGGCGGCTTACAGATTGGGTGACATAGCAAGCAGAGACATTAAGGCCTCCGAGGACTTCCTCATCGAGAACAAGGAGTTGACGGAAAAAAACCGGGAGCAGGCCGTCAAAGCAGTTCTGGCGGTCTACGACTTCGACCGGTCCTCTTCCAACCTTGTGGCCGCCATCCGCGAGGCCTTCAAGGCCGGAAGGGAATACGCAAGCCGGTTCCCGCCCGGGAAGATCAGGGGCCCGGAGCCCTATCCCGTTCAGGAGCCGATTCCCCGGGAACAGGCTGAGAACCGGGAGGAAATCTTCAACACCTTTTTCGGCACCCTGGGCATTCCACCGGAACGTGAAATCTTCGATACCCTGCTTGAAGCCGGCTTCCCTCCGCAGGTGGAAGAAAGAATCATAACACTCGTCACCCGTGTTTCCGAGAGGGGAATCGTGGGTAACTGGCCCATGCTCAAAAAGCACATGGAAAAGGGCGGCATCATCCTTCACGAAATCGCCTCCAAGCAGGAAAGAAAGGTGACGGATCTTCGCCTCTTCTACGACCTCGAAGGGGCAAGGGAGTACGTGGCAAGCCGGATGGAGTCCGTACAGGAGTCGATTCCATCCCCTGAACTGGCCCGGGTGACCGTAAGATTGACACAACTTCTTTTGAGACCGAACCTCACCTTCAACCAGCGGGAAACCGAGGTAAGAAAAGACGAATCCAGTGCATCCGTCCATCCGGTTTACTTCAAGGTCAAGAAAGGCGAGATGCTCGTCAGAGAAGGGGAACGCATCGGCCCTGAACACCTCCTTAAGCTTTCGGCCGAAATGCGAGCCAAAAATCGCCTCGACTCCGTGGGTCGGGTTCCCGCCATGGCCCTCCTGGTGGGGACGCTCCTGCTGGTCATTTACCTGACGGGCTCCAGGGAGGCCAGGGCCTTCAGGGGAGACCGAAGAGATCTCCTCTTCAACGCCCTTACCCTTTTGGGCCTTTTCATCTTCGCCTGGGTTTACGGGTTCATCGCCGAAGAGGTGGCCAGGGGGTTCAGCTACTTCTCCGCCACGGCCCTGCTCTTCGCCCTACCCATCGCCTTCGGCTCCATGGTGATTTCCATCTTCCAGGGAATGGCCATCGCCTGGGCCTTTTCTCTGGTGATCTCGGTCCTCGTCTCCCTGGTCACGGGCGGCCGGGTGGAATTTTTCATCTACTATTTCATCAGCAGTCTCTTGGCCGCTTACGGAGTAAAGAATTGCAAGGAGAGAGGCATACTCATCAAAACCGGCCTCATGGTGGGACTCGTCAATATGGTCCTGGCCCTGGCCATCGAAATGATTTACGGGACCTTCTATTCCCTTGAATCCATCATTGCGGCCGCTTCGGGATTTGCGGGGGGAATCCTTTCCGGGGTCATCGCAACGGGGATTCTTCCCCTGGTGGAGATGGCTTTCGGTTTCACAAGCGACATCAAGCTGCTGGAGCTGGCCAGCCTGGATCAGCCGCTCTTGAGGGAACTGATGGTCCGCGCCCCGGGGACATATCACCACAGCGTGATCACCAGCAATATGGTGGAGGCCACGGCCAAGGCCGTGGATGCAAACCCACTCCTGGCCAAGGTCAGCGCCTATTACCACGATATCGGAAAGATGAAAAAACCCCTCTATTTCATCGAAAACCAGCTGGGAGGAGAAAACCGCCATGAAAAACTGGCCCCTTCCATGAGCAGTTTGATCCTCATCTCCCATGTGAAAGACGGGGTTGAACTCGCCAGGGAACACAGGCTGGGGAAGGAAATCATCGACATCATTCAACAGCACCACGGCACCAGCCTGATCTCCTTTTTCTATCACAAGGCCAAGGAACGAATGCTTACCAAAGGAACCAAGTGCGGCGAGATCAAGGAAGAGGATTTCCGCTATCCGGGCCCGAAACCCCAAACAAAGGAGGCCGGCCTTGTCATGCTGGCCGATATGGTGGAGGCCGCATCACGCTCCCTCGTGGACCCGACTCCCGCCAGGATCCAGGGAATGGTCCAGAAAATCATCAACAAGGTCTTCTCGGACGGCCAGTTGAACGAGTGTGAACTCACCCTCAAGGACCTTAACGAAATCGCCAAAAGTTTCAACAAGACCCTGAGCGGGATCTTCCATCACCGCGTGGAGTACCCGGAGACGGCGTCAAGGGCCGGCAAAAAGACGAAAAATGGATATCCTGATCAAGTCCCGAAAGAAGATTCCGGGCTTAAAAATGCAAACGGTAAAGAAGAATCTGGAGAAGGTCTTAAGCGCCTTGGGCTGTCATGACCGGGAACTGAGCGTTCTCTTTACCGATAACAAACACATCGCCGAACTCAACGAGCAATATCTCCACAGGACCGGACCCACGGATGTCCTGTCTTTCCCCATGTCAGGAGGTCTTCCACCGGAAGTTGAAACCCCGATGATGGGAGACGTGGTGGTTTCTGTAGATACGGCTCTGGAGGAGTCCAGGCGCCTTGATGAACCCCTTGATAAAACCATCTATCGCTTGTTGATTCATGGAATCCTGCATCTCCTGGGTTACGATCATGAGGTCTCGGAGGAAGAAGAGGTCCGAATGGAGCGGGAACAGGAGAGGCTTTTGCGCTACATCGAGGAGGAGGAATCTTAATCATGGCACGTTTGGCAGTAAATGTGGATCACGTGGCCACGGTCAGACAGGCCCGAGGTGGACTCCAGCCTGATCCCGTGCTGGCCGCGGGGATTGTGGAGCTGGCGGGTGCGGATGGAATCATCTGCCACTTAAGAGAAGACCGCCGCCACATCAACGACCGGGACCTGGAGCTGCTGCGGGCGACTGTCAAGACGAGGCTCAACCTGGAAATGGCCGCGGTGGAAGAAATGGTGGAGATTGCATGCAGGGTCAAGCCCGATCTTGTAACCCTGGTTCCCGAAAAGAGGCAGGAATTGACTACCGAAGGCGGATTGAATGTACTGGCCGATCCCGGACTTTACGCCCGTGTGGTGGATCGGCTGAAAAAAAACGAAATCCCTGTAAGCTTTTTCGTCGACCCCGATCCGCGCCAGATCGAGGCGGCCCATGGGGCCGGAGCAGAGGTGGTGGAAATCCATACCGGCCACTACTCGGAGGCGAGGGGAGAGGACGAGGCCGAGGAACGGTTCCGGCGGATATCCGAGGCCGTCAAGCGGGCGGCGGAAATGAAACTGAAAGTGAGCGCCGGCCATGGACTGGACTACACCAACATCAAGCGGTTCAAGGCCCTTCCCGAAGTCGAGGAGTACAGCATCGGTCACAGTATCATCTCCCGGGCCGTTCTGGTCGGTCTTGATCGGGCGGTAAGGGACATGATCGCCCTCGTGAAAAACTTCTGATCCAGAGACCCTTCACTTCATGAAACTCTCCC harbors:
- a CDS encoding HD-GYP domain-containing protein, which translates into the protein MLSEREKIDLINQISLDFNQTKDIDLLLEKILANVRKLLDADAGSIYLKRGDSLTFSHTQNDTLRKRLKPNEKLVFNTHSVPINNASIAGFVAKNKQALNIPDVYRLNSSVPYIFDSHFDRLTDYRTRSVLAVPMTNQRGEVLGVMQIINALDENGRPIPFSPTDEALCMHFATSAALAVERAQMTRNIILRMISMASLRDPRETAGHVNRVAAYSVEIYERWATAQGITPEEIERQKDVLRLAAMLHDVGKIAISDLILKKPDRLSVDEFEIMKSHTYLGARLFHDVQSDFEEMAATVALNHHEKWDGTGYPGHIDPVSGHPVPGRILPDGRPEPKRGEEIPLFGRIVAVADVYDALCSHRSYKEAWNEDRVLEEMHQSSGKHFDPEILEAFFSCLEILKSISSRYPDENNEKESMPQCLP
- a CDS encoding PhoH family protein, with the protein product MGVTVHARGNQVTLKGGYWDVELAEKVLTQLYQLLKSGHPLFPNDVGYAIRILSSDPSADLQKIFLDKVYISPGKTVINPKSINQKAYIDSIRKYDIVFGIGPAGTGKTYLAMAMAVATLQRKEVKRVVLARPAVEAGEHLGFLPGDLYEKVNPYLRPLYDALHDMMDFEDASRLIQRGVIEVAPLAFMRGRTLNDSFVILDEAQNATSEQMKMFLTRLGFSSKAVITGDVTQTDLPEGKVSGLIEAREILSGIKGIKFIYFSREDVVRHPLVQEIIDAYERREAGQGTGN
- a CDS encoding HDIG domain-containing protein; this encodes MNDRTKTNPSGRKKSPKQKGRGRPFTKAIIGSLKGLSEPERLKWLVFTLLSLVVSLALYPGILSRPAAYRLGDIASRDIKASEDFLIENKELTEKNREQAVKAVLAVYDFDRSSSNLVAAIREAFKAGREYASRFPPGKIRGPEPYPVQEPIPREQAENREEIFNTFFGTLGIPPEREIFDTLLEAGFPPQVEERIITLVTRVSERGIVGNWPMLKKHMEKGGIILHEIASKQERKVTDLRLFYDLEGAREYVASRMESVQESIPSPELARVTVRLTQLLLRPNLTFNQRETEVRKDESSASVHPVYFKVKKGEMLVREGERIGPEHLLKLSAEMRAKNRLDSVGRVPAMALLVGTLLLVIYLTGSREARAFRGDRRDLLFNALTLLGLFIFAWVYGFIAEEVARGFSYFSATALLFALPIAFGSMVISIFQGMAIAWAFSLVISVLVSLVTGGRVEFFIYYFISSLLAAYGVKNCKERGILIKTGLMVGLVNMVLALAIEMIYGTFYSLESIIAAASGFAGGILSGVIATGILPLVEMAFGFTSDIKLLELASLDQPLLRELMVRAPGTYHHSVITSNMVEATAKAVDANPLLAKVSAYYHDIGKMKKPLYFIENQLGGENRHEKLAPSMSSLILISHVKDGVELAREHRLGKEIIDIIQQHHGTSLISFFYHKAKERMLTKGTKCGEIKEEDFRYPGPKPQTKEAGLVMLADMVEAASRSLVDPTPARIQGMVQKIINKVFSDGQLNECELTLKDLNEIAKSFNKTLSGIFHHRVEYPETASRAGKKTKNGYPDQVPKEDSGLKNANGKEESGEGLKRLGLS
- a CDS encoding MFS transporter — protein: MKTTKKNPCPSASPKASPPGDPALRRPALIVATISSFMTPFMGSSINLALPAISKQFQIGAVLLSWVATSYLLASAVSLVPFGRIADIHGRKLVFSWGILLFTLSSLLCALSFSASALILFRIFQGIGSAMVFSTGIAILTSVFPPWERGKVLGINVAAVYVGLALGPSLGGFLTQHLTWRSVFLANIPFGLIVIFLVWWRLPGEWAEARGESFDVPGSLLYTLAVFGAMYGLSLLPEVKGALILLGGLVCLTIFIIWEERTENPVFELRLFRTNRVFAFSSLAALINYSATFAVTFLLSLFLQHIKGLSPQKAGMVLMAQPVVMAIFSPLAGRISDRVEPRVVASLGMALTTAGLLFFTFADSSISLAGLTGGLVLLGLGFAVFSSPNTNAIMGSVEKRFYGIASGAVGTMRLLGMLISMAVVTFLFSLLIGHARITPQNHSLFLKSMKASFLVFSLLCFGGIFASMTRGRLRDGESLAPPPAGPKKDPPS
- the ybeY gene encoding rRNA maturation RNase YbeY, which produces MQTVKKNLEKVLSALGCHDRELSVLFTDNKHIAELNEQYLHRTGPTDVLSFPMSGGLPPEVETPMMGDVVVSVDTALEESRRLDEPLDKTIYRLLIHGILHLLGYDHEVSEEEEVRMEREQERLLRYIEEEES
- a CDS encoding pyridoxine 5'-phosphate synthase, which translates into the protein MARLAVNVDHVATVRQARGGLQPDPVLAAGIVELAGADGIICHLREDRRHINDRDLELLRATVKTRLNLEMAAVEEMVEIACRVKPDLVTLVPEKRQELTTEGGLNVLADPGLYARVVDRLKKNEIPVSFFVDPDPRQIEAAHGAGAEVVEIHTGHYSEARGEDEAEERFRRISEAVKRAAEMKLKVSAGHGLDYTNIKRFKALPEVEEYSIGHSIISRAVLVGLDRAVRDMIALVKNF
- a CDS encoding YjbQ family protein — translated: MKFETLDIFTRTSSGTDIIDLTPQVMDRLRRSGIQMGAVTLFIPGSTAALTTIEYESGVINDLKKAIERMAPKDLHYEHNERWGDGNGYAHVRAALLGPSLHIPVVEGRLTLGTWQQIVLLDFDNRPRERHIIMQVSGEK